GATCAGCAGCAACCATTGCATTGGCCGGATGTCGTAAGAATGTTGCTAACATTAGCCAGTACAgattcgctagctaacgttagcgctcTGGATCTAGGTACAcctaacatttttttaaacctagctagttagctaaaaaaaaatctaacagcaTTGTCCTTTAGttgtaactaacgttagctaatattaTCTAGCGGCTAACGTTACGTCAAAGTGTTAACGTAAgttcatagctagctaacgttaagtatTTATGGGCAAGCAAAGCTGACGCGTTAACTACCGTAGCTAGCTTACGTTAACCTGTTAGAAAGTTGGGCGCAAGATAACGTGGTAGCAAACGTTTGAATATACGATCGTTAGCCAGTTAACAATTAGGGCCCATAACCAGCGTTATTGGCTTGCTAGTTAACTAACTCGCTAACTGGTCATCTAACGTAGCTGGCTAGTAAGCTAACGTTAGGCCCATACAGATCGCTCGCAGAAGACATCGTCACTGCACTCACTGGCGTGAGGAAACGGATTGCTTGCCTTAACGTACCAAAGCTAGAtgggtaacgttagctactgAGTAAGCTAGCTATGTAGTATTTGTCATTGTAGACGAAGCCAGACTGCCACCGACAACTGCTCTCGAGAAGGCTAAACTGATGATTTGCTTTCGAAATTCCAACCATGGCGAGAAATACTCCATCACCTgtgagtagctagctaacagttaacAATTCCTTATTTTGAATTGATGACAGGCCGTTTTGAGTGTGCAAGTATGTAGCAAAACTGaatatttttaataaataaaaaatgttatagGGTAGACAGTTAGATATGAAGTTACATACAACACTTAAAATTCGAAATTAAACTATATTTCCATGTAGATAGGCCTGTGTTCATGCTTAAACTCCATAGTCATGAAAGGAACTGTTCAGAAGACGGTCCTGAAAACGGAATGTTTCGATCGTTTATGCTTCACAAGCAATTACCTTGGTTATCCTTAGTGGTACAGTTGGAAGCATTATCTTTACTTTATATGCACAGTTCTGAATAATTTAAATGGTGTACAGTTTGTGTTCAAAACACTTTTGCGTTGCAATGTGGGCTTGTACTGCATATCATATTTAGCAAGCATTCCCACACTAAAACTACTTAAGCTCACTGTCTATACATAATGTAATATTTTATTAGCTAGTTGCTGTTGAGTCATTCGGGTCATCTTCATGACATGTGTATATAAAGTTAATGAAACTCCAGAACTTTGACAATGACTAAAGACATTCTGAGAGGAGATCTCTAGTTTTACTAGGTCACAACAATGGTCAAGCTGATTTGACCTGCTTGTTCGGGTGGCACCTGTTTTGGTGTGAAACCATGTTTCTGAACTGTTCTTGCAAAAAGTCAACAGCCTCATACATCATAGATTTATAAGGTTATTTGTGTTAGGCATGTTGAGAATCATTGGTTCACTGAGATTAACCAGACTGACTGGGAAAAGGTGATTGTTGGAGTGATTATAGTTTTCTAAATTTACAAGATATGTGCATTTTACTATCCAGTAGTTTCAATTTTTTGCCCTTGCCTTTGCAATGTTTTGGTATTTTTCCTCCCTATTTTTTCCGTCAAGTTTTTGTTCTTTTGGAAAGTAAATCCCACCTAAAATGCACAGTCAATGAATGATACTTATCTCCTTTTTGTTCTTTATAGTGGGTTGTGGTTTGCTGCTGGACTCTCCTTCCAGGATGATATGACATTTTACAGGAGACGATGCATCCAGGTTAGCTGCAATAACTGACATATTTTATCTTTCGTGGGGAGGAGGCACTCTTCTTAATTCCCCCCCACAGCCTAACCATATCTTGTCAATCAGAAAtatacatgaaacataatacTTCAATTATTAAATAAATTACCTGCTTACTTCAAAAACAACTTTCAGTTGTCTGTCGGTGCAAAGCAAATTGCACATGAAGACATTTCCACCATAAATTATGTCAGTCACAGTAGAGTTATATTATTTATTAGACTTTCCACATGTTCAAATTCAGTCTCTTTCAATTCTTGATTACCACTGCCTTGTCGTGTTCCTCTCGACCATTACAGTGCATTCTCCCTGGAATTTTGGTTGCATTATTAAGTTTACAATTTGGAATTGGGATTACATGAAATGGAGTGAAGTTTAAAATAGAACCATGGTGCACCTCAAGATGTCAGCCAAGAAAGtggagaagaaggaaagaaatgccaGTCATCCTTGGACTAGTCTTTTGCATTTAGTGAGCTTGGAAGCATGCTCGAACAACTGGCAAGCTTTGTTGAACAATTACACAAAGGACAAGTGTGAACTGACCAGCCCCAGATATAATAATAGTACATAATTATATAAAGGCCTATATAATATTAAATGTACAATATTATACATATGTCACAATTTATAAAGTATAGTACTGTACTACTTATCGTGATTAAGTAGTAGGATTAGAATAGGCTACCATATTAGTTTTTGTCAGATTCTGAGGTCACCCCCACAATCAGTTATAcctaatacatgttttattattgtaAGTATGACATGTCAGAAATTGCATATTACAATTGTATAATTCTAAACTGGATTCTCCTGCACtagctactgtacatttttatttcaaaggtttttctaatATCTATCTGTCTGGATATGTTTGTTCCTCCACAGCTGGGTCAGCTCTGTCTCTAGTGCTCTCAGATGGAGTGCAGGTTTTGGGCTGTGCTGCTATTTTGCTGCCAGGCTCTAGTGTGCTGAAAGCGGCCTCTAAGTGTGCCAAAGTTCAattttatttcttgtttatttctTGGTTTCTCATTGGAAAATGGGAGCTGCTCTGCCCTGGCAACAAAAGTAGGTTATTTGCATACTGCGTTGTGATTGGCCTGTGCGTTGATGGGCTTGCCAAATCACGCTGTATCTCTGTGGTGATAGGCTATGCTAATTAGGTGCTGTTGCTGGGATTCTGAATAGTGGTTACTGTGTAGCGCTGGTGAATTGTGTTTTCTGGTGAGAGATGCTGATAGATGAACAAGCTATGTAATAATTTTCTGATTCCTTTTCACATAAAGAGAAGGATGATTTACTTCCCAGGGTGTATTGATATTTCCTTTTTATTCCTGATTTAAAAGTACATATTTTACAGCACCCCCCCCACAAAAAGGCTAATGAAAATATAAATGCCTATATTTTCTTTACCATATGAACATGtttttatgtgtgtatatatgtatgtgttgttttttttctttttcttttttgccTTTACACAATGTACAAGGGCACAGATATTTTGTGTTATTACAAGTATAAGCCAAGAACTTCCATTTGATACAAAGAGGCCCTCATGGAAGCTAATACAACAAACATACCATATATCATTTGAATAATAGGACTATTTAACAGTAATTTCATGGGCCTGTATGTCTTCCTACTCATGTCAATGTATGAGGTAAATTACACTGACCGTAACATGTTAGTTAGAATATATCacccttgcctagttaaataaaagtttgaaTTTATCAACATCGAATTGTAGATAATCATTGAGCTTCATACTGCATAGTAAGGGTTAAAGGTCAGTGTGCTGAAGTGTCTTACACTTCTAGACCTCTTGAAGTGGTATTTTAGATCAGTTTGTCAAGGCAGGAAACCTTCCATTGACAGAAATCAGTCTGGAAAATTTTATTGAGTTGTCACTACTTCAGGGGAAGTTTgtataatgtatatttttttttacaatttcagtGTTAATTCATGTCAATGTTGATTTCTTTCAGGAGGAGAGACTTCAGCATGCAAACCTTCGTCCGTCCGGCTTGCGCCCTCTTTTTCTTTCCACGCTGCTGGTCTTCAGATGGCTGCTCCAATGCCCCATACGCACCAGCAGTACAGTGACCGCCACCAGCCGAGCACTGACCAAGCTGCTGCGGTCCTACCGTACAGCGACCAAACGCAACAGCTCACTGCCAACCCGGTATACAAGCAACACAGAAACCTTTCAATTTGTTAGACACAAacgttaaaaaatgtataaaatcatacACTTTTtaatacacacacgtgcacaataGAAATCAGAACTTTAACTAGCCTGTCATTTCGATTGAAAAATGTAAGATATTTTTTGTGTTGTCAgagatcatgttttttttttgtgtgatttgttgttACAGAGGCACATGCCCCAGTGCTTTCGTGACCCTACTTTGGCTCCCCTGCGGAAGCTCTCTATAGACCTTATCAAAACCTATAAACAGATCAATGAGGTGAGACTGGTTTCTGCTGTTCAATGTACTGCAATTGTCACAAAATTTCATATTTGAGTGTTTGAATTGCAGATGTAACAAACAATGCAAGTTTAGAATATTTTTCATATTCTCAGTTAGATCAGGAAGTACATAAGCTCATGTCTGTATTTGGTTTCTTTCCTGGACTTTAGGTCTATTATGCAAAAAAGAAGCGACGGCACCAAACAGGTCAGGGTGAAGACTCCAGTcacaagaaagagaggaaggtctTCAATGATGGCTACGACGATGACAACTACGATTACATTGTCAAGAATGGGGAGAAGTGGATGGACCGCTATGAGATTGACTCCTTGATAGGCAAAGGGTCATTTGGACAGGTACACTTTTATAAATGATTATTCCCATGATCaactttggaaattgctctcattTTGAGCACTTGGGCAGCTAGTGCTTaataaaacaacaagaaaatatgTTGGTGTTTTTTCTCTTTTGGATTGCTGTAGGTTGTAAAAGCTTATGACCGTGTAGAGCAGGAGTGGGTTGCCAtcaagatcatcaagaacaagaAAGCTTttctcaatcaagcccagattgAAGTGCGCCTCCTAGAGCTCATGAACAAACATGACACTGAGATGAAATACTACATAGGTAATGCACTCTAGTGCTTCTCTGTTGTACAAGCCATTATGGTGCACTGTCATGTTTTAAACTAATCTCTCTTGAATGTGTATCAGCCACACCTGACTCACACTATTTCTCCTGTCATGTAGTTCACCTGAAACGTCACTTCATGTTTCGGAACCACCTCTGCCTGGTGTTTGAGATGCTCTCATACAACCTGTACGACCTGCTGCGAAACACCAACTTCCGTGGTGTCTCTCTCAACCTGACCAGGAAGTTTGCTCAGCAGCTTTGCACTGCGCTGCTGTTCCTGGCCACACCCGAGCTCAGCATCATCCACTGTGACCTGAAGCCAGAGAACATCCTGCTGTGCAACCCCAAGAGGAGCGCCATCAAGATAGTGGACTTTGGCAGCTCCTGCCAACTGGGACAGAGGGTATGCTAATCTACTTATTGTCTTGGTACAAAAGAGTTTAACCTTGAATCTTGCACAAGTCTCATTTTTTGCgtatattctgtatacctctgCCATATGTTCTGTTTTCAAGATTGTTGTAACGCTGATGTCTATAATGATATTGATAAGAATGGGTTGTGGTTgactctttctccttcctcagaTATACCAGTACATTCAGAGTCGTTTTTACCGCTCCCCAGAGGTGCTGCTGGGCATGCCCTATGACCTGGCCATCGACATGTGGTCCCTTGGCTGCATCCTGGTGGAGATGCACACTGGGGAGCCCCTCTTCAGTGGAGCCAATGAGGTACAGTGTGCTTGACTGACTAGCTGGAGGTTGTTTTAAATATAGCCAACTTTGAGTGAATAAATTTGATACATGCAATTAACATTTAATCCATGGCGATATTTGTTCTGTTCTATAATTCTCAGGTGGACCAGATGAATAAGATAGTTGAAGTTCTTGGTATCCCCCCCAATCACATTATGGACCTAGCCCCAAAAGCCAGGAAGTTCTTTGAGAAGCTATCGGATGGCACATGGAGTGTTAAGAAGACCAAAGATGGCAAAAGGGTGAGTCTGCTGTAGTTCCCTTCTCAATGTGGTGTCCTAACATTGGCTTTTAGTAGTGTTGTGTATTCAGGTTCAAGTACCTGACAACCCCTCCCTGTGTCtccccctcgtctctcctctgAGCAGTATAAGCCTCCAGCCTCTCGGAAGCTCCACTCCATCATGGGTGTAGAGGCCGGTGGTCCAGGTGGCCGGCGGGCGGGGGAGTCTGGCCATGCTGTTGCTGACTATTTGAAGTTCAAGGACCTGATCCTTCGGATGTTGGACTATGACCCCAAGAGCCGCATCCAGCCCTACTACGCCCTGCAGCACAGCTTCTTCAAGAAGACTGCAGACGAGGGGACCAACACGAGCAGCAGTGTGTCTACCAGCCCAGCGCTGGAGCAGTCCCAGTCCTCTGGAACCACCtccagcacctcctccagctcagGTAACACTCCCTGGCTCAATCgaccctctatctctcctctgaaTATTGCGGTTGTGGACTCATGTCTCAGTTGTCCCTTTTCAGTGCACTGGTGGGAAACCAAACCGATGGTGGTGCTTAAAGTATTTTCAACCTTTTCTATGTTCAGTCATTTTTGCATTGTCTTTGAGTGTGATGGACTTAGTCTGAAGTTGTGCCGTCTTCTCTTGCAGGAGGGTCGTCTGGGACAAGTACCAGTGGTAGAGCAAGGTCAGACCCTACCCATCACCACCTACACAGTGSAGGGCACTTTGGGGCAGTAATGCCAGCCATCGACGGTGACACCCTCTGTCCACAGGTGACATGTCTTTGTCATTCATTTGAATAAGCTAATTAATCAATAGACTACCTGTTGTAAGTCCTAATGTAGTCAATATTATTTAAGTGTAATTAAATGCACTGGGATTTTAATTGTAACATTTTCCAAGGAGCAtttcatattttagtcatttagcagacgctcttatccagtgcaacttagttagtgcattcatcttaagatagctaggtgggacaaccacatcagtcatagtaagtaaatTTTTCCTCAAAGTAGCGATCAGCAAAGTCGGAACTTGTACGAGAGACATTAATTGATTTCTCTGTGGTGCACTGACAGGCAAGAAAGCCTTACCCTCCCCCATTGGTGTGGGGAGGTGGGGTCGGACCAGAGCCGGTGACCGGAGAGACCCACCCAGTCCAGGAGACCACCTTCCACGTCCCCCCTCAGCACCCCAAGGCCCTGCACCCCCACTCCCACCCCCATCATCACCACGGGCAGGTGATGGCCACACGGCCCCGCCCGCGGCACTACACCTCCCCCACACACAGCTCCTCCACACAAGACTCCATGGAGGTGGTGCATGGCCATCTGTCCATGACCTCCCTgtcttcctctgcctcctcttcctccacatcTTCCTCTTCCACTGGGAATCACGGCAACCAGGCCTACCAGCTCCGCCACCTGCCTTTTGGGCATCATGGCGGGCTGAGCATGGGGATGGGCGCCTTCTCGAATCCCCGGCAGGAGACAGGCATGGCTGCCCACCCCGCTTACCCCATGGGCACAAACACGGGGCCGGCTCACTACCTACCGGAGGGCCACCTGGGCTTGAGGCAGGGCATGGACCGGGAGGAGTCTCCCATGACTGGAGTGTGTGTGCAGCAGAGTTCCATGGCCAGCTCGTGACTGCACTGACATTTGGCTGTGTTCCCCCCTGTGCGTCGTTTTTAAGGTGGTGTTTTTTACAACAGGTGTGTCGAACAAAAGCTGCTCACGTCAGAAGGGAGATATCACTCAACCGCTACTAAAGAGAAAACCCTTTGTTAAAAGAATGTGATTTCCTTCATTTTTCTTTTTGCAATCATTAGGCACATGATAATGTTGCAGAATAAGCATAGTAAAATTGAGGCATCCATCTACCATTTCACAAAATTCATGTAACAAATAACCACCATCTGGTATTAGGTGGCAAAATCTACTGGTGAGCATTTGGGGATGAAGTTAGAAGCAGTTTTACAGGTAGCTGTCTAATGAAATGCTAACACATCCTCTTATTTCAAACTGgaatttctgacatttttcttCCACAGGTTGTTGATTGTTTTACCCTTTTTTAAAGTGAATTTTCACAGAAGAGCTGCTTTTAAAACCTTTAGCTTGACCAGGAGGAAAGTGTTTGCGGTGATATTTCGTGTTGTCTGTCGGTATTGTGTAACTCTGTGAGAGGGGAGCACATAGCAGTGGAGTTCCTATAGTGTGCGCTGGCCCAGACAGTGGAGGGGATACCCTGCGGGTGAAAGATGTCGGGGGGGAGTGCTGGCCCCCTGGGGGCCTGGTGAGCTGGTCCCGGCCCTGGCCTGGCacagacgagagagcagagatgggctCTGGAGAAGAAAAGGGTCCGGCCCAGCGTGAGGAAGACTGGTTCAGTCAGTGGCTGGTTCTCAGATAACCTTTTGGCCTTACGACTCATGGACTTGGAATGGGTCGGAGCTGGATATTATCATTTGAATTAAGATGGCTTTCCACTATTTTTATCTGTAGACAGCCCTTAATTGTTTAAGGAGAATAAAAATTATAGAAAAGGGTCATTTAAGAATGAAGATTTGAGGCCTTTCTCTACAAAGATTTCTCATCTATGGGGCCCCWCGTTACAGGGTCTTCTTGTACACACCAATCTCCTAAACATTACTTCCTTCAAATCTTGTTCACAGTTTAAGGATTTtgtggtgaaaaaaaataaaatccctTTTTTCCATTTTTTYCCCCGTTTGCATGTAGTTCCTCATCTGAACACCTGCACAAATGTCTCCATCTTAAACACGGAAACTGAAGAGGGAAAAAAATGTTAAGTGACTGCCTTTCTTTCTCCTCAAATTATGCTGTGAATTTTACAAGAATTTATTTCCcctttggatattttttttataccaaaGCAGTTTTATAGCATATTAGGTGTCTGTAACCAATAATGTAGCAGTTCACCACTTTTGACTCAGTTTATCAAGATCTTATTTTAACGTCAATACAAAACCGCTGCAATATATTGCTTTAGCAAAACTGGAAACCGTTAAGTTCAACAACTGTTAGCTACCGTATATTCTAAACAGATTTGATTTCTATGTTTTTCCCAAACCTGTTTCCATATTAATTGGTAGATTATTTTTGGGAGTCTCTTTTAACCTTGGTATGTATAGAGACATTGGTAGTTACTCTGCAGGCTCCGGAGTAGCAGAATTAAAAGCTGATGGTTCAACGTAGACCACTGCATTCTATTTCTGCATTTCTCCCACTTATACTATTTTAAAGGGTTTTGCTGCCTTTCATACATAATTTGGCAACATGCTAGCTACTGCCATAAAACTCAAGACTATTGTAGTCTCATTACCCTGGCAGTGTACAGACAATTGCAGTAAATATGATTTTCTAAGTGATTTGGAAGTGCACCTCCTTGTGAGCCTGGTCCTATTCAAATGGGAAGGGTACCAGTCAGCCCTCTTGCTAATGTCCTGAGCATGTGTGCAACTTTGGCAGACATGCATGTCTGTAGAACTCTACCGTTAGTAGAGGCATTTTcgttcattttattttatatcagg
This genomic interval from Salvelinus sp. IW2-2015 linkage group LG22, ASM291031v2, whole genome shotgun sequence contains the following:
- the LOC111949386 gene encoding dual specificity tyrosine-phosphorylation-regulated kinase 1A isoform X1 produces the protein MHPGGETSACKPSSVRLAPSFSFHAAGLQMAAPMPHTHQQYSDRHQPSTDQAAAVLPYSDQTQQLTANPRHMPQCFRDPTLAPLRKLSIDLIKTYKQINEVYYAKKKRRHQTGQGEDSSHKKERKVFNDGYDDDNYDYIVKNGEKWMDRYEIDSLIGKGSFGQVVKAYDRVEQEWVAIKIIKNKKAFLNQAQIEVRLLELMNKHDTEMKYYIVHLKRHFMFRNHLCLVFEMLSYNLYDLLRNTNFRGVSLNLTRKFAQQLCTALLFLATPELSIIHCDLKPENILLCNPKRSAIKIVDFGSSCQLGQRIYQYIQSRFYRSPEVLLGMPYDLAIDMWSLGCILVEMHTGEPLFSGANEVDQMNKIVEVLGIPPNHIMDLAPKARKFFEKLSDGTWSVKKTKDGKRYKPPASRKLHSIMGVEAGGPGGRRAGESGHAVADYLKFKDLILRMLDYDPKSRIQPYYALQHSFFKKTADEGTNTSSSVSTSPALEQSQSSGTTSSTSSSSGGSSGTSTSGRARSDPTHHHLHSXGHFGAVMPAIDGDTLCPQARKPYPPPLVWGGGVGPEPVTGETHPVQETTFHVPPQHPKALHPHSHPHHHHGQVMATRPRPRHYTSPTHSSSTQDSMEVVHGHLSMTSLSSSASSSSTSSSSTGNHGNQAYQLRHLPFGHHGGLSMGMGAFSNPRQETGMAAHPAYPMGTNTGPAHYLPEGHLGLRQGMDREESPMTGVCVQQSSMASS
- the LOC111949386 gene encoding dual specificity tyrosine-phosphorylation-regulated kinase 1A isoform X2; the encoded protein is MAAPMPHTHQQYSDRHQPSTDQAAAVLPYSDQTQQLTANPRHMPQCFRDPTLAPLRKLSIDLIKTYKQINEVYYAKKKRRHQTGQGEDSSHKKERKVFNDGYDDDNYDYIVKNGEKWMDRYEIDSLIGKGSFGQVVKAYDRVEQEWVAIKIIKNKKAFLNQAQIEVRLLELMNKHDTEMKYYIVHLKRHFMFRNHLCLVFEMLSYNLYDLLRNTNFRGVSLNLTRKFAQQLCTALLFLATPELSIIHCDLKPENILLCNPKRSAIKIVDFGSSCQLGQRIYQYIQSRFYRSPEVLLGMPYDLAIDMWSLGCILVEMHTGEPLFSGANEVDQMNKIVEVLGIPPNHIMDLAPKARKFFEKLSDGTWSVKKTKDGKRYKPPASRKLHSIMGVEAGGPGGRRAGESGHAVADYLKFKDLILRMLDYDPKSRIQPYYALQHSFFKKTADEGTNTSSSVSTSPALEQSQSSGTTSSTSSSSGGSSGTSTSGRARSDPTHHHLHSXGHFGAVMPAIDGDTLCPQARKPYPPPLVWGGGVGPEPVTGETHPVQETTFHVPPQHPKALHPHSHPHHHHGQVMATRPRPRHYTSPTHSSSTQDSMEVVHGHLSMTSLSSSASSSSTSSSSTGNHGNQAYQLRHLPFGHHGGLSMGMGAFSNPRQETGMAAHPAYPMGTNTGPAHYLPEGHLGLRQGMDREESPMTGVCVQQSSMASS